Proteins from a genomic interval of Vanacampus margaritifer isolate UIUO_Vmar chromosome 4, RoL_Vmar_1.0, whole genome shotgun sequence:
- the LOC144050633 gene encoding uncharacterized protein LOC144050633 translates to MSHYILPVHLQVLLAVLLAIFCYCVVLAFILCCRPKKGMTSEDKQAAIPCPHPNEQVTVTVTPAMCTLPVRQQYEELDGDVLDFTCRKSSSSPSEDDLSDLPLDSRCSSPLRRLSSPLVPLASHKNSGHSRASLPSLTKLVPKSRWVKGRRSTVSGESLTHLDAVAPSQYGSITSSIPAKPAPLLHFSLLYSSNGTLVVNILGVSGRRRSNRVLVRASLPPLCPVPFQVASRRSSFSPELQSQSVALQAGSLERLRVCTLRLEVYGRDFSGLREMALGVVELPCQHLDWEPDTTATCTRHLGPAKSKLKKSVSSQDTWSRRKSSLCAPRSLGQLFVLLQYQVPARRVKVLVRKAEQLAKLTRIPGAPVHYVIINLHHDGKVISSKETKAAGGCSSPVWNAPFLFDLPPGDVAHLPLLFEFIVMQGRLYTKSSILGRVLIGSHVSEAGRGHWKEMCSRAPGETARWHAIQSDV, encoded by the exons ATGTCGCACTACATCCTGCCAG TTCATCTGCAGGTTCTGCTGGCCGTGCTCCTGGCCATCTTCTGCTACTGCGTGGTGCTCGCCTTCATCCTCTGCTGCAGGCCAAAGAAGGGCATGACCTCAGAGGACAAGCAGGCGGCCATTCCGTGCCCTCACCCCAACGAGCAGGTGACCGTGACCGTGACGCCGGCGATGTGCACTCTGCCCGTCCGGCAACAGTACGAAGAACTGGACGGCGACGTACTGGACTTCACCTGCCGGAAAAGCAGCTCCTCCCCATCCGAGGACGACCTCAGCGATCTTCCGTTGGATTCCAGGTGCTCGTCTCCACTACGCCGCCTCAGTTCGCCGCTCGTTCCTTTGGCCTCCCATAAGAATTCGGGCCACAGTCGGGCATCTTTGCCCTCGCTCACTAAACTGGTTCCCAAATCTCGCTGGGTGAAGGGACGGCGCAGCACCGTGAGTGGGGAAAGTTTGACCCACCTGGATGCGGTGGCTCCGTCGCAATATGGCTCCATCACGTCCTCCATCCCCGCCAAGCCGGCCCCCTTGCTCCACTTCTCCTTGCTCTACTCCTCAAATGGCACCCTGGTGGTTAACATCCTGGGGGTGTCTGGTAGGAGGCGCAGTAATCGGGTTCTGGTGCGGGCTAGCCTACCGCCACTGTGCCCAGTACCGTTCCAGGTGGCATCCCGACGCAGTAGTTTCAGCCCGGAGCTGCAAAGCCAAAGCGTGGCGCTTCAAGCGGGCTCCTTGGAGAGGCTGCGGGTTTGCACACTGAGGCTAGAGGTCTACGGTCGCGATTTCTCGGGCCTGCGCGAGATGGCGCTGGGCGTGGTGGAGCTGCCCTGCCAGCACCTGGACTGGGAGCCCGACACAACGGCAACCTGCACTCGGCACCTCGGCCCCGCCAAAAGTAAACTCAAGAAG AGTGTGAGCTCGCAGGACACGTGGTCTCGCAGGAAGAGCTCGCTGTGTGCGCCGCGCTCATTGGGCCAGCTTTTTGTGCTGCTCCAGTACCAGGTGCCGGCCCGCCGCGTCAAGGTGTTGGTGCGTAAAGCCGAGCAGCTGGCCAAGCTCACGCGCATCCCCGGAGCACCAG TCCACTACGTCATCATCAACTTGCATCATGATGGCAAAGTGATCAGCAGCAAGGAGACCAAAGCAGCCGGCGGCTGTTCGAGTCCCGTTTGGAACGCTCCCTTCTTATTCGACTTGCCGCCTGGCGACGTCGCTCATCTGCCGTTGCTCTTTGAGTTCATCGTCATGCAG GGTCGTCTCTACACCAAGAGCAGCATTCTGGGCCGCGTGCTGATTGGTAGCCATGTTTCGGAGGCGGGCCGAGGACACTGGAAGGAAATGTGCAGCCGGGCTCCTGGAGAGACCGCTCGTTGGCACGCCATCCAATCAGATGTGTAG
- the LOC144050380 gene encoding uncharacterized protein LOC144050380 isoform X1 → MCAEPVKEEVYAEELSGTNEETERQLLDAVCNQPRVALLRAGVSEDLCPVKEEEQEEDITTFPVMVVTVKGEEDDSDDCGKPQSDDLSAPLSDNEDVTSHSSEDDDDDSRGDMTCHADKKFVQCCHCGKRFHRTSLLKAHTRTHTGEQPFACSVCGKRFTIKGNLTKHTRTHTGEKPFACFVCDKRFTQKGGLTRHTRAHTGEKPFACSVCGQSFSAQGTLITHKRTHTGDKPFVCSICGQRFSSKTHLTRHTRAHTGDKPLACSACSKRFSRKEHLLEHTRTHTGDKPFSCSVCGQKFTKKGDLTRHTRTHTGETPFACSVCGKKFTRKGYLREHTRIHTGEKAFRGSVSA, encoded by the exons ATGTGTGCGGAACCGGTGAAAGAAGAAGTATACGCGGAAGAACTTTCTGGAACAAATGAGGAGACCGAACGTCAACTACTGGACGCTGTTTGCAATCAGCCTCGAGTTGCGTTATTAAGGGCAG GTGTCAGTGAAGATCTTTGTCCTGTTAAAGAGGAGGAGCAAGAGGAGGATATCACCACGTTTCCAGTAATGGTTGTCACCGTGAAGGGTGAAGAAGATGATAGCGATGACTGTGGAAAACCTCAATCAGACGACCTCTCGGCTCCGCTCTCAGATAATGAGGATGTAACATCACACTCttctgaagatgatgatgatgactcaaGAGGTGATATGACATGCCACGCTGAcaagaaatttgtccagtgttGTCATTGTGGCAAAAGATTTCACAGGACGTCATTGTTGAAagcacacacaagaacacacactggagaacaaccttttgcctgttcagtttgtgggaAACGATTCACTATAAAAGGAAATTTAAccaaacacacaagaacacacaccggAGAGAAACCATTTGCATGCTTTGTTTGTGACAAAAGATTCACTCAGAAAGGCGGTTTAACAAGACACACGAGAgcacacactggggagaaaccgtttgcctgctcagtttgtgggcaAAGCTTTTCTGCGCAGGGAACTTTAATAACGCACAAACGGACGCACACTGGAGACAAACCTTTTGTCTGTTCaatttgtggtcaaagatttTCTTCAAAGACGCATTTAACGAGGCACACAAGAGCACACACTGGAGATAAACCACTGGCCTGCTCAGCTTGCAGTAAAAGATTCTCTAGAAAGGAACATTTATTAGAACATACAAGGACACACACTGGCGATAAGCCATTTTCCTGCTCAGTTTGCGGCCAAAAATTTACTAAGAAGGGAGATTTGACAAGACACACGAGGACACACACCGGTGAAAcaccttttgcttgctcagtttgtggcaaaaaattCACCCGAAAGGGGTATTTAAGAGAGCACACAAGAATACACACAGGTGAGAAAGCATTCCGGGGCAGTGTGTCTGCCTGA
- the LOC144050380 gene encoding uncharacterized protein LOC144050380 isoform X2 — protein MVVTVKGEEDDSDDCGKPQSDDLSAPLSDNEDVTSHSSEDDDDDSRGDMTCHADKKFVQCCHCGKRFHRTSLLKAHTRTHTGEQPFACSVCGKRFTIKGNLTKHTRTHTGEKPFACFVCDKRFTQKGGLTRHTRAHTGEKPFACSVCGQSFSAQGTLITHKRTHTGDKPFVCSICGQRFSSKTHLTRHTRAHTGDKPLACSACSKRFSRKEHLLEHTRTHTGDKPFSCSVCGQKFTKKGDLTRHTRTHTGETPFACSVCGKKFTRKGYLREHTRIHTGEKAFRGSVSA, from the coding sequence ATGGTTGTCACCGTGAAGGGTGAAGAAGATGATAGCGATGACTGTGGAAAACCTCAATCAGACGACCTCTCGGCTCCGCTCTCAGATAATGAGGATGTAACATCACACTCttctgaagatgatgatgatgactcaaGAGGTGATATGACATGCCACGCTGAcaagaaatttgtccagtgttGTCATTGTGGCAAAAGATTTCACAGGACGTCATTGTTGAAagcacacacaagaacacacactggagaacaaccttttgcctgttcagtttgtgggaAACGATTCACTATAAAAGGAAATTTAAccaaacacacaagaacacacaccggAGAGAAACCATTTGCATGCTTTGTTTGTGACAAAAGATTCACTCAGAAAGGCGGTTTAACAAGACACACGAGAgcacacactggggagaaaccgtttgcctgctcagtttgtgggcaAAGCTTTTCTGCGCAGGGAACTTTAATAACGCACAAACGGACGCACACTGGAGACAAACCTTTTGTCTGTTCaatttgtggtcaaagatttTCTTCAAAGACGCATTTAACGAGGCACACAAGAGCACACACTGGAGATAAACCACTGGCCTGCTCAGCTTGCAGTAAAAGATTCTCTAGAAAGGAACATTTATTAGAACATACAAGGACACACACTGGCGATAAGCCATTTTCCTGCTCAGTTTGCGGCCAAAAATTTACTAAGAAGGGAGATTTGACAAGACACACGAGGACACACACCGGTGAAAcaccttttgcttgctcagtttgtggcaaaaaattCACCCGAAAGGGGTATTTAAGAGAGCACACAAGAATACACACAGGTGAGAAAGCATTCCGGGGCAGTGTGTCTGCCTGA